A genomic window from Prochlorococcus sp. RS04 includes:
- the tgt gene encoding tRNA guanosine(34) transglycosylase Tgt: protein MFEFEITSNCSNTAARTGIFHTPNGQVNTPKFMPVGTLATVKGISSKQLTSTGSEMILSNTFHLHLQPGEKLVKESGGIHKFMNWPKPILTDSGGYQVFSLAKLNNISDKGVEFKNPRDGSHVFLSPEKVIQIQMDLGSDVAMAFDHCPPHTANENDIEDSLRRTHSWLQKCVETHQKSNQALFGIVQGGKYPKLREYSAKYTTSFDLPGIAVGGVSVGEAVEEIHSVINYVPKFLPIDKPRYLMGIGSLREISLAVANGFDIFDCVLPTRLGRHGTAFFNDERLNLRNARFKNDFSPIDKTCKCETCKSYSRAYLHHLIRNDEILGLTLISLHNIAHLIRFTNAISAAIKDNCFTNDFAPWKTSSIAHHTW, encoded by the coding sequence GTGTTTGAATTTGAAATTACATCGAATTGCAGTAACACAGCGGCAAGAACTGGTATATTTCATACACCAAATGGTCAGGTAAACACTCCAAAATTTATGCCTGTGGGTACTTTGGCAACGGTTAAAGGAATTTCATCTAAGCAGTTAACCTCTACAGGATCAGAAATGATTCTCTCAAATACCTTTCATCTTCATTTACAACCTGGAGAAAAATTAGTAAAAGAATCTGGCGGTATACATAAGTTCATGAATTGGCCTAAGCCTATTCTTACTGACTCAGGAGGATATCAAGTTTTTAGTTTGGCCAAATTAAACAATATTTCTGATAAAGGAGTGGAATTTAAAAATCCAAGAGATGGTAGTCATGTATTTTTATCACCTGAAAAAGTAATACAGATTCAAATGGATCTTGGATCGGATGTTGCGATGGCTTTTGATCATTGTCCTCCGCATACAGCTAACGAAAATGATATTGAGGATTCTTTACGAAGAACTCATTCATGGTTGCAAAAATGTGTCGAGACTCATCAGAAATCCAATCAAGCATTATTCGGTATAGTGCAAGGTGGTAAGTATCCGAAATTAAGAGAATATAGCGCCAAATATACAACTTCTTTTGATCTTCCTGGAATAGCAGTGGGAGGTGTAAGTGTTGGAGAGGCAGTCGAAGAAATACATAGTGTAATTAATTACGTCCCGAAATTCTTACCAATAGATAAACCAAGATATTTAATGGGAATTGGCTCTTTAAGAGAAATTTCTTTAGCTGTTGCAAATGGATTCGATATATTTGACTGTGTTTTGCCTACAAGACTAGGAAGACATGGGACTGCATTTTTTAATGATGAAAGATTGAATTTGCGAAATGCTCGATTTAAAAATGACTTTTCTCCGATTGACAAAACTTGTAAATGCGAAACCTGTAAGTCCTATTCTCGTGCATATTTACATCATCTAATTAGAAATGATGAAATATTAGGTCTCACACTAATAAGTTTGCATAATATTGCTCATTTAATAAGATTTACCAATGCAATTTCTGCTGCAATTAAAGATAATTGTTTTACAAATGATTTCGCTCCTTGGAAAACATCCTCTATTGCTCATCATACGTGGTAA
- a CDS encoding adenosylcobinamide-GDP ribazoletransferase: MAGSWIFYTTFPKIPLINPEFKNIAQFAPPLGFFIGTIQSYIFLFLTINSWSIYASALICLASGYFITGGLHIDGLMDTFDGIFAGKKKRLKAMKDSKVGSFGVQALVFITLIQIACILKIQTLIIFVLPICLFWGRFSNLFFIEKFKYVSYKKKSISHKKFWNGFKKESLISIIFLLIFIAYQFVSITSQAILIKFLILILIGIFLSYSIPNILGNKIGGFNGDACGASVVLVETAMLFMHAILL, translated from the coding sequence TTGGCAGGATCTTGGATTTTCTATACTACATTTCCAAAGATACCTTTAATTAATCCCGAATTTAAAAATATTGCACAATTTGCCCCGCCCTTAGGATTTTTTATTGGAACAATACAGAGTTATATTTTTCTTTTTTTAACAATAAACTCTTGGTCAATTTATGCATCTGCATTAATTTGTTTGGCTTCAGGATATTTTATTACTGGTGGTCTACACATTGATGGTTTAATGGATACTTTCGATGGTATTTTTGCGGGTAAAAAGAAACGTTTAAAAGCCATGAAAGACAGTAAAGTTGGGTCCTTTGGCGTTCAAGCTTTGGTTTTTATAACTTTAATTCAAATTGCTTGCATACTGAAAATTCAAACCCTAATAATTTTTGTTTTACCTATATGCTTATTTTGGGGAAGATTTTCAAATTTATTTTTTATAGAGAAGTTTAAATATGTCAGTTATAAGAAAAAGTCTATTAGTCACAAAAAGTTTTGGAATGGATTTAAAAAAGAATCTTTGATCTCCATTATTTTTCTTTTAATTTTCATTGCATACCAATTTGTTTCAATTACATCCCAAGCAATATTAATTAAATTTTTAATCCTTATTTTGATTGGTATTTTTCTAAGCTATTCTATCCCAAACATACTGGGGAATAAAATTGGAGGCTTCAATGGAGATGCTTGCGGTGCAAGTGTTGTACTAGTTGAAACTGCAATGTTGTTTATGCATGCAATTCTTTTATAG